TTCCCGGTGACCCGACACCGGGACTCACTCTCTTCGGCACGACAGTGCGCTACTGATCGAGCCGCGTTGCGTGGATTTGCGTTCGGCCGATGCGTGTGGTGTCGCGTGGTTGCCGGCAAGCCGGGTCGGGGCGATGATGCTGGTGTTGGCCAGGAAGATCGATTACCGGGTCAACGATCTGCGACGAGCTATGAGACGCGTCGACCGTGGTGGTGGCGGTGGTCGCGGATCCGGGCGTGTTACGCGGAAGGTCCACTCGGCGACAGGCGGTGTATGAGTCGGTTGCGCGGAGTGCGGTGGTGGCACGGACTGGGTTCGGTGGTCACCGCGGCAGGAGCCGGAGTGGTGACCAATCTCGCCACCGACGAGTTGCGTGGGCGTTGATTGCTTCTTTGGCTTCGCCGACTGCCCCGGTCGGTCCCACTCCGTTGTGGGGACGTAGTGCCGCTCACGACCGGCTAGTGGCGTGGCGTGAGGATCGTGACCCGCGCGGTCCGTGGTCATGGCGCCGGCTGCTCGGCCGCCCGTTCGTCGGCCGACGCCTCGGTTCGCCAGCCGAGAAGAATCGCGTGGAGAGCCTGTTCTGCGAGGCGGCGGGCGCGATCGTTGCCGATGTTGCTGAGGTGACCGAGCGACGCGATGCCGTACAGCGTGCCCCAGAGGATCTCGCAGGCCTCCTCGAGATCGGCCAGGACCACGTCGTGTGCGGCCGACCAGGTGGTGAGCAACTCCTTGAGGGAGTCGATGGCCGGTTCCGCGACGCGCCGGCGTTCGTCCGCGTCGACCCCGGGGCCGTTCATGACCTGGTAGAGGTGGGGGTGCTCGCCGGCGAACCGCACGTACTCCGACGCGATGCGCCTCATGCGCAGGTCCACGTCGGCCTCCTGTGAGGCTTGGAGGAACCCGGTCAGCATCAGGCGGTGGCCGTGCGCGACCAGTTCCAGGACGAGCGCGTCCTTGTTGGCGAAGTGCTGGTAGACGACGGGTGCGGAATATTCGACGTCGTTGGCGATGCGCCGGATCGTCAGAGCCGCAGGGCCCTCGGTCTCGAGGACGTGCAGCGCGGCGTCGATGATCCGCTCCTGGGTGTTCGCCCGTTCGCGGGCCCGTCTCGTGCTGATCGACATGGTCCGTCACTTCGCTTCGATGGTGTCTTCGAACACTAACCGCCGCCCTTGACTGCGCTGACGGCGTGCGCCAGAGTTAACGACGTTAGAAATTCTAACAACGTTAGAAGTCTGGAGTGGATCATGATCCATCACGTCAGCCGCGTCACGATGAAGGCCACCGCGACGCCCGAACAGATCGAGGCGGCGCTGGAGGGCTGGCGCAACCAGGGCCGGTCGAACCCGGCCGTCAAGTCGTTCATCGTCGGCCGCGACCACGGTGGTGACTACACGTACAGCTCGGTGTTCGTCGTGGAGGACCTCGACGGGCTTTTCGCCTACCTGACGCACCCGACCACCTATCAAACCGACCACCTGGGGCTGAACCTCGTTGAACGGCTGGAGATCTTCGACGTCAGTGACGACGAGGACCCGGGCCTGAACGGCAAGATCCAGGAGCTGCACCGACGCCGCAACGAGCTCAACCCGCGGATCGCCGGCATGCTCGCCGACGTGCCCAGCTACGCCGGCTCCGGCGTGGACGACTGACCGAGACTCCGGAACGGAGAGAACCGTCATGGTCACACACGTCGTCATCGGCGCCGGTTCCATCGGCAGCACCGTCGCTCGTCTGCTCGCCGAGCGCGGCCAGAGCGTCCGGATCGTCACCCGCAGCGGCTCCGGCCCCGAACACCCGCTGATCGACCGGGTCGCCGCGGACGCATCCGACCCGGCCGGCCTGACCGAGCTGTCCCGCGGTGCCGAAGTGATCTACCACTGCGCCAATCCGCCCTCGTACACGGAATGGGAACGCCTGCTACCGCCCCTGCAAACGGCGGCCATCGCCGCCGCCGAGGCGAACGACGCCGTCCTCGCCCTGACCGGCAGCCTGTACGCCTACGGCCCGCAGCCCGGTGGCCGGATGAACGAACACACCCCCATGGCCGCCGTCGGGCACAAGGGCCGCCTGCGCAGACGGATGTGGGAACAGGCCCTCGCCGCGGGCATCCGCACGGTCGAGGTCCGCGGCTCCGACTACATCGGCAAGGGCGCCAACGGCATCTACTCCCTGCTCATCGAGCCGGCCCTGACGAAAGGGAAGGCGGCCTGGATCACCGGTCACCTGGACATGCCACACACCTTCACCGTCAACACCGACATGGCACAGGCGCTCGTCACGCTGGCGTCGGAAGAACGGGCGTGGGGCCGGGCCTGGCACGTGCCGTCCCCGCCGGCCGTCACCATCCGCGAGCTTGCTGGGCGCTACGCCGCCGCAGCGGGCCGACCACCGATCAAACTGATCCAGCTGCCGCGCTTCGTGATGCGCGCGGCCGGACTGGTCGTGCCGATCGCCCGCGAGATGGCCGAGATGGACTACCAGTGGTACGCGCCGTTCCACATGGACGCGACGGAGACGGCCGGCACCTTCCGCCTGACCGCCACCGATCTCGACACGGCCGTCCGCAACGAGGTCAGCTGAACTCCTCATCGAGTGCGAAGGCTCCGGCCCGGCGGTGCGTTGACGATCGCGATGCCGACCCCAGGCCGCTGTCGTCGGTCTCGGTGGAAATGCAGGGTCCACGGGATGCGTTCGCCGTCGCGTGCGGCGGTCTCCAGCAACTGACCGAGGTCATGACGCTGGGGATGATCAGCGACCGCACGGTCGGCGGCCACTTGAGACTGTGCGCCGGGAAGGCCTGCCTGTCACCGCCGGGTAGCCCCGGAGTGCGGTCTACTTGCCGGGGCGACGTGGCGCGTGGTCGAGCAGGGTCTCGACGGCCTTGCGGGCGTGACGGCCGTAGTCGGGGTCGTTGAGCACCATCGCGCGGCTCGCGGCGCCGTCGGAGAGGGTGACGAGCTGCTCGGCCAGCGGTTCCGGCTCGTCGATGCCGAGTTCGTCCAGCAGGCCGGTCACCAGGGCGAGCACGAGGAGTTTCTGCTCGCGCGCGAAGGCGTGCACGCGGTCGGCGGGGTCGGGGTGCTCGACCGCGGCGTGGATGAACGGGCAGCCCCGGACGGTTCCGTCCGGCCATGGTTGCACCGCGAACATCGCGAGGAGCCGGTCGCGCGGGGGCAGGTCGTCGCGCCTGAGGGTTTCGAGCAGCGAGTAGCCGGACCGCAGGAGGTGGTCCAGCTGGGCCAGGACGAGGTCCTCCTTGGTGGGGAAGTGGGCGTACAGGGTCCGCTTGGACACCGGGGCATGGGCGGCGATGTCTTCCATCGTGGTCGCGGTGATGCCGCGCGCCGCGAACAGGCTGATCGCGGCGGTCACCACGCGTTCCCGGCCGCCCCGGCCTGCTCGGCGTGCCGGTTCGTCGTTCATGCCACCAGCTATACGTCAGCGTTTACATAGCGCGGGAGGTTCGCCACGGTCACCCAGGTAAACGTAATCGTGTATCTAAGGAGGAAGTGTGGCGACGGTGACGAGCCTGGTGGAGCGGCTCATCCGGGATCGGCGCGCGACCCGGGCGTTCCTGCCCGACCCTGTTCCGGACGAGACGATCGAGGCCGTGTTCCGCCTGGCCGGCGCTGCGCCGTCGAACTCCAATGCGCAGCCCTGGCAGGTCGAGGTGGTCAGCGGAGCCGCGCGGGACAACTTCGCCGAAGCGCTCGTGGCCGCGGGCCGGGCGGGCCGGCAGACCGTCGATTTCCCGTACAGCGACGGCATTTACTCGCCGGTGCACCAACGACGGCGCGCGGAGTTCGGTGCCGTGCTCTACGACGCGCCCCACGTCGCCCTGCTGTACGCGCCGGAATCCGGCGACGCGCGGCTGACCGCGGACGTCGGCATGTACGCGCAGACACTGTTGCTGGCCATGGCGGCCTACGGGGTGGCCAGTTGCCCTCAGACGTTGCTGAGCTTCTACGCCGACACGGTGCGCGAGACGCTCGGCGTCACCGGCGGGAAGCTGCTGTTCGGTATCGCGTTCGGCTACGCCGACCCGACGGCGGCGATCAACTCCGTCGCCGTCGGCCGCGAGCCGTTGGAGAAGACGACACGCTTCCACCGCTGACGGTAGCTGCGGCGGTCACTGGGGGTCGTATTCGTTGCCGTTTTCGTTGAGCAGCACGTAGTCGGGCGACAGTTCGGTCAGGCACCCGCTCAGTGACGCCGGCAGCTCGCATCGCCTTGATGTCAGGCGCGTCCGACACGACGTCGTGCCAGGTCGGCACGCCGACGACCAAGCGGATCACGGCGTCCAAGCCGGCGGGCCGGTGATGGGGAAACCCCGCCGCGGCAGCGAGTTCCCGCGCTTGATCGCGGTCGGCCGGGACCGCGGAGATGCCGCCCTGGCGCCGTTCCCACGGCCCGAACCGGCCCCGGACGTTCCAGGTGACCAGCCGGAGCCGCGAGCCGATCAGCGGGCCATGCGGCTGCAGGGTCGACGGTCATGACCTTGAGACGACGAACCGACGTGTCCGGAGACCGCGACCGGATCGACACTTGACCGGACATTTGCTCAATTGTACGTTCAAATCATGTCCGAGGCCCTGCACCTGCAGATCAAACGGGTGATCGAAGAGCAGATCCACTCCGGGGCGCTGCCCGCGGGAGCGCGGCTGCCGACCGAGAAGGACCTGTGCGAGCAGTACGGCGTCAGCCGGGCCACCGCGCAGCGCGTGCTCAACGACCTGGCGAAAGCGGGCCTGGCCGTCCGCCGGCGACGGCACGGCACGTTCGTCGCGGACGGCGTGCGGCAGGTCAACCTGCTCAACTTCGTCGTGCCCGGGACCGCCGAGAAGGGCGCTCCCGGCCGCCACGAAGTCGTGTCCGCGCGGATCACCACGGCCGGTGACGCCGTTCTCGCGCTTCCCGGCGCGGAGCCCGGCACCGCGGTGGTGGAACTGGTCCGCCGGAAGCTGGACCTGCGCGAACGGCCGCAGTCGGTCGAGCGCCACGTCGTGCTCTTCTCGGTGGCTTCCGACCTGCTGGACGAAGACCTCGAGCACCTCGTGAGCCTGGCCTACCTGCGGGGCAGGGGAGTGCCGGTCGACACGATCCGGCTCTACCTCGACCCGGTGAGCCTCGACGAGCGCGACGCGGAGTTGCTGGACAGCGCACCGGGCACGGCGACCCTGCGGCGGCGCCGGGAGCTGCGCGTCACCGACGGGACCGTCGTCGAAGTGGTCACGGCGCTCGTCCGCCCGGGCACCGCGGAGTTCTTCGTCGAGCTGCCCGCCTCGGCCGTGTGAGCACCGTCCACTTCGGAAGGGAAGGTCGGAGATGAAGGTCATCGTGGTCGGGGCGGGCGTGCTGGGGACCGCGGTCGCCCGGGCGCTCGCGGTCGCCGGCGCGGAAGTGCTGCTGCTGGACCGGCGGGGGCCCGGCACCGGGACCACGTCGACGACGTTCGCGTGGACCAACGCGAACCGCAAGCTCGACCCGGCCTACCACCGGCTGAACGTCGCGGGGATGACCGAGCACGCGGACCTCGCCCGCCGGCTGCCCGGCGCGCCGTCGTACTTCCCCAGCGGAGCCCTGCACTGGGCGAACTCCGCGAGCGCGCCGTGGCTCGCCGACAACGTCGACCGGTTGCTGGCCCTCGGGTATCCGGTGCGCTGGATCGGGCGCGACGAAGCGACGCCGATCACCGGCGCCCTCCGGATCCCGGCGAACGCGGTGTCGTTCGCGCACTTCCCCGGTGAGGGGTACGTCCTGCCGGACCGGCTGCTGGGAAACCTCCTCGCGGACGCCGGGCGGCACGGTGCGACGTGCGCGATCGGCGAGGTCGCCGCCGTCGACGACGGTCCCGGCGGGGTGTCCGTCACGCTGGCCGGCGGCGAGGTCCACCGGGCCGACCGGGTCGTCCTGGCGACTGGCCGCTGGAGCGAGCGGCTCGCCGCGGGCGCCGGGATCGACCTGCCCATGCTGGCCGGCATCGAGCGGGGATCACCGGCGGTCGGGTTGCTCGGCTACGTGCGGGCGCCCGGGATCGACCTGCGCTGCGTGGTCCACTCGCCGACGCTCAACCTGCGCCCCGCGGCCGGCGGGCACACCGTCGTGCAGGCGCTCGACCTGAACGCCGCGGTCGATCCCGCCGACCCGCCGGCCCCGGACGGGCCGCTCGCGCGCACGATCGCCCGGCGCCTCTCGGCTCTGCTGCCCGAACCGGCGCCCACCCCGGAAATCGACCTGCGCGTCGGGTTCCGCTCCCTGCCCGCGGACGGCCACACGATCGCCGGCTTCGGCTCGCCGCGCGTCTACTGCCTCGTCTCGCACAGCGGCATCACCCTGGGGCCGCTCCTGGGACGCCTGGCCGCGGCCGAGGTCGTGACCGGCCGGGGCCAGGAACTCCTCGACCCGTTCCGCCCCACCCGGTTCGCCGGACGGCGGCGCGCGGACTTCGAGGTGACCCAGCAGGCCACCCGGCTGGGTGAGCAGTAACCGACAGTCCCCACCACGGAAGGCCGATCGGGATGACGGAAACGCACCCACGCACCACGGGTCCCCGGACCCGGATGACCACCCTCTTCCGCGTCATCGGCGCGATCGAGCGCGCGGGGAACAAGCTCCCGCACCCGTTCTGGCTCTTCTGGATCCTGGCCGCGGTGCTGGCGGTCACCAGCCTCGTCCTGGCGCTGCTCGGCGTCCACGTCACGCTGCCGAAGACCGGCGAAGTCGTCGAGGTCAAGAATCTCCTTTCGCTCGACGGGATCGGCTTCGCGGCGAAGTCCGCATTGGACAACCTCGCGAAGTTCCCGCCGCTGGCGGTCATCCTCGTCATGCTGCTCGGGGTGAGCGTCGCCGAGAAGAGCGGGCTGCTCGAGGCTCTCCTCCGGATCACCGTCGTCCGCCTCCCCGGGCGCTGGGTGACGTTCGCGATCGCGGTCAGCGGGATGATCGCGCACGTCATGAGCGATTCGGCGTATCTCGTGATGATCCCGTTTGGGGGCGCTCGCTTTCCGCGCGGCCGGCCGCAGTCCCGTGCTCGGGGTGATGGTCGCCTACGTCGCGGTGTCGGCGGGGTTCAACGCCAGCCCGCTGGTCACCCCGTCCGACGCCATCCGGTCGTCGCTGACCGCCGCGGCGGCGAAGACCGTCGACCCGGGCTACGTGGTGACGCCCGTCGCGACGTACTTCTTCTCCGCGGTGTCGTCGGTGTTCCTGGCGGGGATCATCACGCTGGTGGTCGAGCTGGTCCTGGCCAAGCGGCCCGAATACGCGCCCTCCGAGGAGGACGGCGACCCGGCTGCCGACGGCCCGGCCATCCGGCTCACCGCCGTGGAACGCCGGGCGATGAAGCTGACCGCCGGGGTTTTGGAGCTGTTCGTGGCCGTGGTCGCCGTGCTGCTGGTGGTGCCGGGCTCGCCGCTGCTGGGGGCCGGCGGCAGCCTCGTGCAGTCGGCGGTCGTGGTGAACATCAGCGTGTTCATCGCCCTGCTGTTCGCGATCCTGGGCTTCGGTTACGGCCGGGTGACCGGGACCATCCCTTCGCTGTCGGCCGTCCCGGCGATCATGGCCGGGGGAGTGGCCAAGATCGCCCCGGTGATCGTGCTCTTCTTCGCCGTCTCACAGTTCCTCGCCTACTTCACGTGGACCGGCATCGGGTCGGTGGTGGCGGTC
This genomic window from Amycolatopsis mongoliensis contains:
- a CDS encoding TetR/AcrR family transcriptional regulator, with the translated sequence MSISTRRARERANTQERIIDAALHVLETEGPAALTIRRIANDVEYSAPVVYQHFANKDALVLELVAHGHRLMLTGFLQASQEADVDLRMRRIASEYVRFAGEHPHLYQVMNGPGVDADERRRVAEPAIDSLKELLTTWSAAHDVVLADLEEACEILWGTLYGIASLGHLSNIGNDRARRLAEQALHAILLGWRTEASADERAAEQPAP
- a CDS encoding Dabb family protein, with product MIHHVSRVTMKATATPEQIEAALEGWRNQGRSNPAVKSFIVGRDHGGDYTYSSVFVVEDLDGLFAYLTHPTTYQTDHLGLNLVERLEIFDVSDDEDPGLNGKIQELHRRRNELNPRIAGMLADVPSYAGSGVDD
- a CDS encoding NAD-dependent epimerase/dehydratase family protein is translated as MVTHVVIGAGSIGSTVARLLAERGQSVRIVTRSGSGPEHPLIDRVAADASDPAGLTELSRGAEVIYHCANPPSYTEWERLLPPLQTAAIAAAEANDAVLALTGSLYAYGPQPGGRMNEHTPMAAVGHKGRLRRRMWEQALAAGIRTVEVRGSDYIGKGANGIYSLLIEPALTKGKAAWITGHLDMPHTFTVNTDMAQALVTLASEERAWGRAWHVPSPPAVTIRELAGRYAAAAGRPPIKLIQLPRFVMRAAGLVVPIAREMAEMDYQWYAPFHMDATETAGTFRLTATDLDTAVRNEVS
- a CDS encoding TetR/AcrR family transcriptional regulator; this translates as MNDEPARRAGRGGRERVVTAAISLFAARGITATTMEDIAAHAPVSKRTLYAHFPTKEDLVLAQLDHLLRSGYSLLETLRRDDLPPRDRLLAMFAVQPWPDGTVRGCPFIHAAVEHPDPADRVHAFAREQKLLVLALVTGLLDELGIDEPEPLAEQLVTLSDGAASRAMVLNDPDYGRHARKAVETLLDHAPRRPGK
- a CDS encoding nitroreductase — its product is MATVTSLVERLIRDRRATRAFLPDPVPDETIEAVFRLAGAAPSNSNAQPWQVEVVSGAARDNFAEALVAAGRAGRQTVDFPYSDGIYSPVHQRRRAEFGAVLYDAPHVALLYAPESGDARLTADVGMYAQTLLLAMAAYGVASCPQTLLSFYADTVRETLGVTGGKLLFGIAFGYADPTAAINSVAVGREPLEKTTRFHR
- a CDS encoding GntR family transcriptional regulator; amino-acid sequence: MSEALHLQIKRVIEEQIHSGALPAGARLPTEKDLCEQYGVSRATAQRVLNDLAKAGLAVRRRRHGTFVADGVRQVNLLNFVVPGTAEKGAPGRHEVVSARITTAGDAVLALPGAEPGTAVVELVRRKLDLRERPQSVERHVVLFSVASDLLDEDLEHLVSLAYLRGRGVPVDTIRLYLDPVSLDERDAELLDSAPGTATLRRRRELRVTDGTVVEVVTALVRPGTAEFFVELPASAV
- a CDS encoding NAD(P)/FAD-dependent oxidoreductase; translation: MKVIVVGAGVLGTAVARALAVAGAEVLLLDRRGPGTGTTSTTFAWTNANRKLDPAYHRLNVAGMTEHADLARRLPGAPSYFPSGALHWANSASAPWLADNVDRLLALGYPVRWIGRDEATPITGALRIPANAVSFAHFPGEGYVLPDRLLGNLLADAGRHGATCAIGEVAAVDDGPGGVSVTLAGGEVHRADRVVLATGRWSERLAAGAGIDLPMLAGIERGSPAVGLLGYVRAPGIDLRCVVHSPTLNLRPAAGGHTVVQALDLNAAVDPADPPAPDGPLARTIARRLSALLPEPAPTPEIDLRVGFRSLPADGHTIAGFGSPRVYCLVSHSGITLGPLLGRLAAAEVVTGRGQELLDPFRPTRFAGRRRADFEVTQQATRLGEQ
- a CDS encoding AbgT family transporter: MGALAFRAAGRSPVLGVMVAYVAVSAGFNASPLVTPSDAIRSSLTAAAAKTVDPGYVVTPVATYFFSAVSSVFLAGIITLVVELVLAKRPEYAPSEEDGDPAADGPAIRLTAVERRAMKLTAGVLELFVAVVAVLLVVPGSPLLGAGGSLVQSAVVVNISVFIALLFAILGFGYGRVTGTIPSLSAVPAIMAGGVAKIAPVIVLFFAVSQFLAYFTWTGIGSVVAVGGADLLRSLNAPHLVVLLATVLAVALLNMLVTSGSAMWAILAPIVVPMMMYLQVRPEAAMGAFMIGDSVTNAVTPMSPYFVLALGFVQQYRKNAGIGTLMSFTVPIAVVFLIAWSALFAIWYGLGIPLGPGVSLR